Proteins from one Lycium ferocissimum isolate CSIRO_LF1 unplaced genomic scaffold, AGI_CSIRO_Lferr_CH_V1 ctg1348, whole genome shotgun sequence genomic window:
- the LOC132042117 gene encoding pollen receptor-like kinase 1 has product MVREVCSAYASNCGLLWVGKGRMMTEVHDAGRPPVQRQAPITSACSSSSRYSSCFHHHARHLIIFLLLVSVSAQPGDLDDEDDKTDHLPDAKSSSEALFNFKSSLSTSSPTGQAVLGSWAPSTSPCTGSNENWQGVICFEGDVWGLKLENLDLSGAIDIDSLLPLHFLRTLSFMNNSFKGAMPDWNKLGALKSLYLSNNSFSGQIPDDAFKGMSYLKKLYLSDNQFTGNIPTSLATSCPRLFELRLENNKFSGSIPDFPRDVLKLLNVSNNQLKGPIPPSLSLMDPTTFAGNKGMCGKPLESICNSPSPEANSTPNSLNSTISGQSGDNINKKSPSVLSRVMLIVAVCLVVLCLVIVLILIIRRRNHSSGQDNSQLTSRAVVSNNIDGDQNTLSSAPDVIMSGNPTYPRHDNNNNNNNNNIKTAEAPAAATSVVGKLSFVRDDRPRFDLQDLLRASAEVLGSGNLGSSYKALLMDGQAVVVKRFKQMNHVVKEDFHEHMRRLGRLSHPNLLPLVAYYYRKEEKLLVYDYASNGSLASHLHGNHSRLEWSSRLKIIKGVAKALAYLHNELPSLALPHGHLKSSNVLLDKYSNPLLMDYTLVPLVNLSQVQHLLVAYKAPEYAQQGRITRKTDVWSLGILILETLTGKLPTNYLALSTGYGTELATWVDTIIKDNESAFDKEMDVTTKDSRGQIRKLFNIGVACCQEDLDTRWDLKEAVESIQALNDKDDSNDQIDVGV; this is encoded by the exons ATGGTTAGAGAGGTGTGCAGTGCTTATGCCTCAAATTGTGGTTTGTTGTGGGTAGGCAAAGGAAGGATGATGACGGAGGTGCACGATGCCGGCCGGCCACCAGTGCAGCGACAAGCACCCATTACGTCTGCATGTTCTTCATCATCAAGATACTCATCATGCTTTCATCATCATGCCCGTCACTTGatcattttcctccttcttGTGTCCGTATCGGCTCAACCTGGAGATTTGGACGATGAAGACGATAAAACAGATCATCTTCCCGATGCAAAGAGCTCTTCGGAGGCCCTCTTTAACTTTAAAAGCTCGCTTTCTACATCTTCACCTACGGGACAGGCGGTACTCGGGTCTTGGGCTCCATCCACAAGCCCCTGTACAGGGAGCAATGAGAATTGGCAAGGCGTGATTTGCTTTGAAGGGGACGTATGGGGCTTGAAACTCGAGAACTTGGACCTGTCTGGGGCAATTGATATAGATTCCCTGCTCCCCTTGCATTTCCTCCGCACCCTTAGCTTTATGAACAACAGCTTCAAGGGGGCAATGCCTGATTGGAATAAACTTGGTGCCCTCAAGTCATTGTACTTGTCCAATAATAGCTTCTCCGGTCAGATCCCCGATGATGCCTTCAAGGGTATGTCTTATCTCAAGAAACTTTATTTATCCGACAACCAATTCACAGGCAACATTCCCACCTCCCTCGCTACCTCCTGCCCTAGGCTCTTCGAGTTGAGGCTCGAAAACAACAAATTCAGCGGCTCTATACCTGATTTCCCCAGGGACGTTCTCAAACTCCTCAACGTATCCAACAACCAACTCAAGGGTCCAATCcctccttctctttctttaaTGGATCCAACAACATTCGCAG GGAACAAAGGCATGTGTGGGAAGCCTTTGGAATCAATTTGCAACTCCCCAAGTCCAGAAGCAAATAGTACTCCTAACAGTCTCAACTCTACGATCAGCGGCCAATCTGGTGATAATATTAATAAGAAGTCGCCCTCTGTCCTGAGTAGAGTGATGTTGATCGTTGCAGTTTGTTTGGTGGTCTTATGTCTCGTGATTGTGCTAATTCTTATTATTCGCCGCCGCAACCATAGCAGCGGCCAAGATAATTCACAACTCACCAGCCGGGCTGTTGTGTCAAATAATATTGATGGGGATCAAAACACTTTATCATCAGCTCCTGATGTGATAATGAGCGGCAATCCAACTTATCCAAGAcacgataataataataataataataataataacattaaGACAGCAGAGGCACCAGCAGCAGCAACATCGGTAGTGGGTAAGTTGTCCTTCGTTAGAGATGACAGGCCACGATTTGATCTACAGGACTTGCTAAGAGCATCAGCGGAGGTGCTTGGCAGTGGGAACTTGGGGTCCTCTTACAAGGCACTACTTATGGATGGCCAAGCCGTGGTGGTGAAGAGGTTTAAGCAAATGAACCATGTCGTTAAAGAAGACTTCCACGAGCACATGAGGAGGCTAGGCAGACTAAGCCACCCCAACCTACTCCCCCTTGTGGCCTATTATTATAGGAAAGAAGAGAAGCTGCTTGTTTATGACTACGCCTCCAATGGTAGCTTGGCCAGTCACCTTCATG GCAATCATTCTAGGCTGGAGTGGTCAAGCCGCTTGAAAATCATAAAAGGAGTTGCCAAGGCCTTGGCCTACCTTCACAATGAGCTGCCAAGCCTAGCACTTCCACATGGTCACCTCAAGTCATCAAACGTTCTTCTGGACAAATATTCTAATCCCTTGCTGATGGATTACACATTGGTGCCTCTGGTGAATCTTTCGCAAGTACAACATCTTCTTGTGGCTTACAAAGCCCCCGAGTATGCACAACAAGGCCGCATCACCAGGAAGACTGATGTTTGGAGCCTTGGGATTCTAATACTAGAGACCCTCACGGGTAAACTCCCAACAAACTACCTCGCTCTCAGCACTGGCTACGGCACCGAATTGGCTACCTGGGTCGACACCATCATTAAAGATAATGAATCGGCTTTTGACAAAGAGATGGACGTCACTACAAAGGATAGTCGAGGACAGATTCGAAAGCTCTTCAACATTGGAGTGGCTTGTTGTCAAGAAGATTTGGATACAAGGTGGGATCTCAAGGAAGCTGTTGAAAGTATACAAGCCTTAAATGACAAGGACGACTCCAACGATCAAATTGATGTTGGAGTTTGA